In Aedes albopictus strain Foshan chromosome 3, AalbF5, whole genome shotgun sequence, the following are encoded in one genomic region:
- the LOC109422662 gene encoding WW domain-containing protein tag-325-like isoform X1 → MANDQYRNSLGLAQPKNRPKKLLDGFSNRKSFSKKAVPENHRSSREVRSEFGSSPSSSINLKEQFLYLQNQHQELFEEYSVLKQKYRALQENYERLKAEHSTLEDDYNTLKSDYKNLEESHKPFNVRKILQLKFKKRADKESLEKRNIIQNIQISDEACFNTYLEDVIKSDTLRIPRIVVECVTIVESSDKFMKSPGLYRVSGNHNTIQNLRYDINSDNYKKLRKQKTPHEVCGVLKLFLRELKVPIVSLALLNQIIPGPSDMIHSRTIKVLELVNSLDELRRNTLRFLMQHLKKVADVEENEMDSTSLGILMSSCIFNETLSDVCPQRFEATSAVPRECTRTMIECYEEIFVL, encoded by the exons ATGGCAAACGATCAGTACCGCAATTCATTAGGTCTGGCCCAGCCCAAAAATCGGCCCAAAAAGTTACTGGATGGATTTAGCAATCGAAAAAGTTTTTCGAAAAA AGCTGTTCCAGAAAATCACCGAAGCTCCCGAGAGGTTAGG TCGGAATTCGGATCTTCGCCGTCATCGAGCATCAACCTCAAAGAGCAGTTTCTCTATTTACAAAACCAGCACCAGGAGCTGTTTGAGGAGTACAGTGTCTTGAAGCAGAAATACCGAGCCCTGCAGGAAAACTATGAGAGGTTGAAGGCCGAGCACTCTACACTGGAAGACGACTacaatacattgaaaagcgattACAAGAACCTAGAAGAATCGCACAAGCCATTCAACGTGCGGAAGATTCTGCAGCTGAAGTTCAAGAAGCGTGCCGATAAGGAGTCACTAGAGAAGCGGAATATTATACAGA ATATTCAAATTTCAGACGAAGCATGCTTCAACACCTACTTGGAGGATGTGATCAAGAGCGATACGCTACGCATTCCCAGGATTGTGGTGGAATGTGTGACGATCGTCGAGTCTAGCGACAAGTTCATGAAATCACCCGGGCTGTACAGGGTATCGGGTAACCACAACACCATACAGAACCTTCGGTACGACATCAACTCTGACAACTACAAGAAGCTGCGGAAGCAGAAAACACCCCATGAGGTTTGCGGTGTACTGAAGCTGTTCCTGAGGGAGTTGAAGGTACCGATTGTTTCGTTGGCGTTGCTAAATCAGATCATACCCGGGCCGTCAGATATGA TTCACTCGAGAACGATCAAAGTGTTGGAGCTGGTAAATTCGCTGGATGAGCTGAGGAGAAATACGCTAAGATTTTTGATGCAGCATCTCAAGAA GGTGGCCGACGTGGAGGAGAACGAAATGGACTCGACCAGCCTTGGGATCCTGATGAGCTCGTGCATCTTCAACGAGACCCTGTCCGATGTGTGCCCGCAGCGATTCGAAGCGACAAGCGCCGTACCGCGGGAATGCACCCGAACGATGATCGAATGTTATGAAGAAATATTTGTGCTTTGA
- the LOC109422662 gene encoding WW domain-containing protein tag-325-like isoform X2, with amino-acid sequence MANDQYRNSLGLAQPKNRPKKLLDGFSNRKSFSKKAVPENHRSSREVRSEFGSSPSSSINLKEQFLYLQNQHQELFEEYSVLKQKYRALQENYERLKAEHSTLEDDYNTLKSDYKNLEESHKPFNVRKILQLKFKKRADKESLEKRNIIQNEACFNTYLEDVIKSDTLRIPRIVVECVTIVESSDKFMKSPGLYRVSGNHNTIQNLRYDINSDNYKKLRKQKTPHEVCGVLKLFLRELKVPIVSLALLNQIIPGPSDMIHSRTIKVLELVNSLDELRRNTLRFLMQHLKKVADVEENEMDSTSLGILMSSCIFNETLSDVCPQRFEATSAVPRECTRTMIECYEEIFVL; translated from the exons ATGGCAAACGATCAGTACCGCAATTCATTAGGTCTGGCCCAGCCCAAAAATCGGCCCAAAAAGTTACTGGATGGATTTAGCAATCGAAAAAGTTTTTCGAAAAA AGCTGTTCCAGAAAATCACCGAAGCTCCCGAGAGGTTAGG TCGGAATTCGGATCTTCGCCGTCATCGAGCATCAACCTCAAAGAGCAGTTTCTCTATTTACAAAACCAGCACCAGGAGCTGTTTGAGGAGTACAGTGTCTTGAAGCAGAAATACCGAGCCCTGCAGGAAAACTATGAGAGGTTGAAGGCCGAGCACTCTACACTGGAAGACGACTacaatacattgaaaagcgattACAAGAACCTAGAAGAATCGCACAAGCCATTCAACGTGCGGAAGATTCTGCAGCTGAAGTTCAAGAAGCGTGCCGATAAGGAGTCACTAGAGAAGCGGAATATTATACAGA ACGAAGCATGCTTCAACACCTACTTGGAGGATGTGATCAAGAGCGATACGCTACGCATTCCCAGGATTGTGGTGGAATGTGTGACGATCGTCGAGTCTAGCGACAAGTTCATGAAATCACCCGGGCTGTACAGGGTATCGGGTAACCACAACACCATACAGAACCTTCGGTACGACATCAACTCTGACAACTACAAGAAGCTGCGGAAGCAGAAAACACCCCATGAGGTTTGCGGTGTACTGAAGCTGTTCCTGAGGGAGTTGAAGGTACCGATTGTTTCGTTGGCGTTGCTAAATCAGATCATACCCGGGCCGTCAGATATGA TTCACTCGAGAACGATCAAAGTGTTGGAGCTGGTAAATTCGCTGGATGAGCTGAGGAGAAATACGCTAAGATTTTTGATGCAGCATCTCAAGAA GGTGGCCGACGTGGAGGAGAACGAAATGGACTCGACCAGCCTTGGGATCCTGATGAGCTCGTGCATCTTCAACGAGACCCTGTCCGATGTGTGCCCGCAGCGATTCGAAGCGACAAGCGCCGTACCGCGGGAATGCACCCGAACGATGATCGAATGTTATGAAGAAATATTTGTGCTTTGA